One Mycolicibacterium rufum genomic window, AACCGGCCTGCACGAGCAGGATCGGCACCGACAGACCGAACGAGAACCCGCTGACCTCCAGCGCGACGGTGAGCGCCAGGGGGCCGAGCAGTCCGGCGCCGGGCAGCCGGATCAGCCGCCCGACGGTGGCGCCGACGAGCACCAGCACGACCAGCATCCCTACGCTCAGGTACCAGGGCGCCTGGCCGGTCGACGTCACGGTGCCACCCCCTCCGCGGGACGTGTCGGCGTGGTAGATCAGCGTGACCACGACCGGCATCGACGCGGTGACCAGGCCGACCCGCAGGTACTGCACGACGGCGACGACGCGGTCGTCCCCGCCGAGTTCGCGGGCGATCGCGACGAGCCCGGACGCGCCGCCGGCGACCAGCGCCAGCGAGCCGGTGAGCGGGGTGACGTCGCGATGCAGGCCGAGCAGCGCGCCGGCGACGACGCTGAGCAGCAGCGTGCCGACCGCGACGCCGAGGACGACAGGCCAGTCGGCGCCGAGGGTGCCGAGCGAATCCTGCTGCACCATCGTGCCGATGTAGACGCCGAGGACGCCCTGGGCGGCCACGCCCAGCCTTCGGGGCACGCCGGCGGGCCCCGCCGAGGCCAGCGCGAACCCGATGCCGACGACGAGCGCCGCGAACAGCGCCGCCGACGGCACCCCGACCAGGGTGAGCGGGGCGGTCACCGCCGCGGTCGCCGCGAGCAGGGCCGTCCACCTGAGTAACCGCTTCATCATCGTGATCCCAAGTATGCTCTTGCTAAATCACGATCACAACCGGGGTTTCACCACTGACAACGGCGCACATCGCAAGGTATAACTTGGTAATGGGAATCGAGGCCTCGGCGGCGACCGAATTGCGCGAGTCGATGATGGCGGTCACCCGGCAGCTGCGCAGACACCGGCCGGACAACGGCCTCACGCTCAGCCAGATGCAGCTGCTCGGGGAGATCAGCCGCGCAGGCGTCACCACGCCCGCCGAGCTGGGGGTGCGCCTGCACGTCAAGGTGCAGTCGCTGACCGACTCGCTGAACGGGCTCGAGGCGCGCGGCCTGCTCGCCCGCCGACCCGACGAGAACGACCGGCGCCGCCAGCTCGTCGAGATCACCGAGGACGGCACCACCCTGCTGGAGGCCGACCGCGCCGAACGGGACGCCTGGCTGCACACCACCATGCGCGAACGGCTGTCCCCCCTCGAGTTCGATCTGCTGATGCTCGTTGCGCCCATCCTGCGCAAGCTCGCCGACGCCGATGCGGGCACACTGACGTAAGTGACGTCCGACCTCCACGCGGCGGTCCGGGAGTGGCTGGCTCACGACCCGGACCCCGGCGCGGCCGCCGAACTCG contains:
- a CDS encoding MarR family winged helix-turn-helix transcriptional regulator is translated as MGIEASAATELRESMMAVTRQLRRHRPDNGLTLSQMQLLGEISRAGVTTPAELGVRLHVKVQSLTDSLNGLEARGLLARRPDENDRRRQLVEITEDGTTLLEADRAERDAWLHTTMRERLSPLEFDLLMLVAPILRKLADADAGTLT
- a CDS encoding AbrB family transcriptional regulator, giving the protein MKRLLRWTALLAATAAVTAPLTLVGVPSAALFAALVVGIGFALASAGPAGVPRRLGVAAQGVLGVYIGTMVQQDSLGTLGADWPVVLGVAVGTLLLSVVAGALLGLHRDVTPLTGSLALVAGGASGLVAIARELGGDDRVVAVVQYLRVGLVTASMPVVVTLIYHADTSRGGGGTVTSTGQAPWYLSVGMLVVLVLVGATVGRLIRLPGAGLLGPLALTVALEVSGFSFGLSVPILLVQAGYVLIGWQAGLAFTRASLRAVGRLLPAAIMLIIAIGVATAGLGVLLARVAGLTPLEGYLATSPGGVYAVLATAVETGSNVTFVIAAQVVRILMMLFAAPLLARVVVWAGRRIGGDQSREITADSREPIRVAD